One stretch of Urocitellus parryii isolate mUroPar1 chromosome 12, mUroPar1.hap1, whole genome shotgun sequence DNA includes these proteins:
- the Usp39 gene encoding ubiquitin carboxyl-terminal hydrolase 39 isoform X3: protein MFLLVQRFGELMRKLWNPRNFKAHVSPHEMLQAVVLCSRKTFQITKQGDGVDFLSWFLNALHSALGGTKKKKKTIVTDVFQGSMRIFTKKLPHPDLPAEEKEQLLHNDEYQETMVESTFMYLTLDLPTAPLYKDEKEQLIIPQVPLFNILAKFNGITEKEYKTYKENFLKRFQLTKLPPYLIFCIKRFTKNNFFVEKNPTIVNFPITNVDLREYLSEEVQAVHKNTTYDLIANIVHDGKPSEGSYRIHVLHHGTGKWYELQDLQVTDILPQMITLSEAYIQIWKRRDAGETNQQGA from the exons ATGTTCTTGTTGGTCCAGCGTTTTGGAGAGCTGATGAGAAAGCTCTGGAACCCTCGAAATTTCAAGGCTCATGTCTCTCCCCACGAGATGCTCCAGGCTGTGGTCCTCTGCAGCAGGAAGACCTTTCAGATCACCAAACAAG GAGACGGAGTCGACTTTCTGTCCTGGTTTCTGAATGCTCTGCACTCGGCCCTGGGgggcacaaagaagaaaaagaaga CAATTGTGACGGATGTTTTCCAGGGGTCCATGCGGATCTTCACTAAGAAGCTTCCCCATCCTGATCTG CCAGCAGAAGAAAAAGAGCAGCTGTTGCATAATGATGAGTACCAGGAGACGATGGTGGAGTCTACGTTCATGTACTTGACGCTGGACCTTCCTACTGCCCCGCTCTACAAGGACGAAAAGGAACAGCTCATTATCCCCCAGGTGCCGCTCTTCAACATCCTGGCCAAGTTCAATGGCATCACTGAGAAG GAATATAAGACTTACAAGGAGAACTTCCTGAAGCGCTTCCAGCTCACCAAGCTGCCTCCCTACCTGATCTTCTGTATCAAGAGGTTCACTAAGAACAACTTCTTTGTGGAGAAGAACCCCACCATTGTCAACTTCCCTATCAC GAATGTGGATCTGAGAGAATATTTGTCTGAAGAGGTCCAGGCAGTGCACAAGAACACCACCTACGACCTCATCGCCAACATTGTGCACGACGGCAAGCCCTCTGAGGGCTCCTACCGCATCCATGTGCTGCACCAT GGCACTGGCAAGTGGTACGAACTGCAGGACCTGCAGGTGACGGACATCCTGCCCCAGATGATCACACTGTCGGAGGCCTACATTCAG ATATGGAAGAGGCGGGATGCCGGGGAGACCAACCAGCAGGGGGCATGA